The proteins below are encoded in one region of Pseudonocardia sp. DSM 110487:
- a CDS encoding VOC family protein, whose amino-acid sequence MAATDDHPRMAIIDLGGGAALNAFEVAEESIVGERRAMGGRGPIDHFGLAVDSRATLDVLRERMVAAGAEIGEIQRLGGEWSLFFRDPDGMELDVCAHAGPDGTD is encoded by the coding sequence ATGGCGGCGACCGACGACCACCCGCGGATGGCGATCATCGACCTCGGCGGGGGCGCCGCGCTGAACGCCTTCGAAGTGGCCGAGGAGTCGATCGTCGGCGAGCGCCGGGCCATGGGTGGCCGAGGCCCGATCGACCACTTCGGACTCGCCGTCGACTCGCGCGCCACGCTCGACGTGCTGCGCGAGCGGATGGTGGCCGCCGGCGCGGAGATCGGCGAGATCCAGCGCCTCGGCGGCGAATGGTCGCTGTTCTTCCGTGATCCGGACGGCATGGAGCTCGACGTCTGCGCGCACGCCGGTCCGGACGGCACCGACTGA
- a CDS encoding hemerythrin domain-containing protein, with product MDRQLTEGGLLRTWLPTAFGASVLVAEIPLVYAAAARSADGARALAALGICLAVLVVVNTPALSLTPLVALEADRRGLRRYALAVGAAGALVLLLLGAVPPAAQVVGLVFGLDEALLRHVRDGLVALAPNALGVALRRELHGRLVHAGRTGPIVTATAVRIVGTGALAFVAVALWPERGALAGGLALSAGAFLEAALLAARAPAPGGTRPLEPLSLMRVHAHLSSTRLLAMAPMVITTVGIAHAHEAEASLVVWPALYELIMLFTSPATDWEAVCARALRRCPASGAPRRVAAWLGAGFTFAFAVVVLSGAGEGYLRSLVAVPDGPAALAAAWMPVLLLVPGLWVLRAHLHGIRMASGETAVFVRAGVVHALVLAGTVTALGTTALPGVGAACLAVVAGLLADVGITRSGQVGSRRAGVPPGSRTDTKEPVVAQQTTTDVVDALTTDHREALDLLDRIARSTNPREKRDLADTVIAEVVRHAIAEETYVYPAMREHLPEGEKEVQHDVEEHKQLEEIMKQLEAIDASEPRFDGLVRRMTEQLRHHAHDEESEQFPQLRAQVPHERLVEMREKVETAKKLAPTRPHPNAPHTELFHKLAGPGVGLVDRLRDRLTHRGS from the coding sequence GTGGATCGACAGCTGACGGAAGGTGGCCTGCTGCGGACGTGGCTGCCCACCGCGTTCGGGGCGTCGGTCCTCGTCGCCGAGATCCCCCTGGTGTACGCGGCGGCCGCCCGGTCGGCCGACGGCGCCCGCGCCCTCGCCGCACTCGGCATCTGCCTCGCCGTGCTCGTCGTCGTCAACACCCCTGCCCTCTCGCTCACCCCGCTGGTGGCCCTCGAGGCCGACCGGCGCGGGCTGCGCCGCTACGCCCTCGCCGTCGGCGCGGCCGGTGCCCTCGTCCTGCTGCTGCTCGGGGCGGTGCCGCCCGCCGCGCAGGTCGTGGGCCTCGTGTTCGGGCTGGACGAGGCGCTACTACGGCACGTGCGCGACGGGCTCGTCGCGCTCGCGCCCAACGCGCTCGGCGTCGCGTTGCGCCGCGAGCTGCACGGCAGGCTCGTCCATGCGGGGCGGACCGGCCCGATCGTCACGGCGACGGCGGTGCGGATCGTGGGCACCGGCGCGCTCGCGTTCGTCGCCGTCGCGCTCTGGCCCGAGCGCGGTGCGCTGGCCGGCGGGCTCGCCCTGTCGGCGGGCGCCTTCCTGGAGGCGGCCCTGCTCGCCGCCCGCGCTCCCGCTCCCGGTGGCACCCGGCCGCTGGAGCCGCTGTCGCTGATGCGCGTCCACGCCCACCTGTCGTCGACCCGGCTGCTGGCCATGGCGCCGATGGTGATCACGACGGTCGGGATCGCCCACGCCCACGAGGCGGAGGCGTCGCTCGTGGTGTGGCCCGCGCTGTACGAGCTGATCATGCTGTTCACCTCGCCCGCCACCGACTGGGAGGCGGTCTGCGCCCGTGCGCTGCGGCGCTGCCCGGCGTCCGGGGCGCCTCGGCGGGTCGCCGCCTGGCTGGGCGCGGGGTTCACGTTCGCGTTCGCCGTGGTCGTGCTCTCCGGAGCGGGCGAGGGCTACCTCCGATCGCTCGTCGCAGTGCCCGACGGCCCCGCGGCGCTCGCGGCGGCGTGGATGCCGGTGCTGCTGCTGGTTCCCGGGCTGTGGGTGCTCCGGGCCCACCTGCACGGGATCCGCATGGCGTCGGGGGAGACCGCGGTGTTCGTGCGGGCAGGTGTCGTGCACGCGCTCGTGCTCGCGGGGACGGTCACGGCTCTCGGGACGACCGCGCTGCCCGGCGTCGGTGCTGCGTGCCTCGCGGTCGTCGCGGGCCTGCTCGCCGACGTTGGCATCACCCGGTCCGGACAGGTTGGTTCCCGGCGGGCGGGGGTACCACCGGGTTCCCGAACTGACACGAAGGAGCCCGTCGTGGCCCAGCAGACCACCACCGACGTCGTCGACGCGCTGACGACCGACCACCGGGAGGCTCTCGACCTCCTCGACCGCATCGCCAGGAGCACCAATCCCAGGGAGAAACGCGACCTCGCCGACACGGTCATCGCCGAGGTCGTGCGGCACGCGATCGCCGAGGAGACGTACGTCTACCCCGCGATGCGCGAGCACCTGCCGGAGGGCGAGAAGGAGGTCCAGCACGACGTCGAGGAGCACAAGCAGCTCGAGGAGATCATGAAGCAGCTGGAGGCCATCGACGCGAGCGAGCCCCGGTTCGACGGGCTCGTGCGCCGGATGACCGAGCAGCTGCGCCACCACGCCCACGACGAGGAGTCCGAGCAGTTCCCGCAGCTGCGCGCGCAGGTCCCGCACGAGCGGCTGGTCGAGATGCGCGAGAAGGTGGAGACCGCGAAGAAGCTCGCCCCGACGCGGCCGCACCCGAACGCGCCGCACACCGAGCTGTTCCACAAGCTCGCCGGACCGGGTGTGGGGCTGGTCGACCGGTTGCGCGACCGGCTCACCCACCGCGGCAGCTGA
- a CDS encoding SDR family oxidoreductase translates to MDGEHPVVVVTGGTAGIGRAVVREFAVRGYDVAVLARGADGLEAAVADVEEAGRRGLPVPTDVADADAVDAAARRVESELGPISVWVNNAFTGSITFFEDLSPDEYRRITEVTYLGFVNGTRAALRHMAPRGRGVIIQVGSALAFRGIPLQAAYCGAKHAIVGFTEAVRTELRCRRSPVRLCEVHLPGVNTPQFDEVLHRGIAHQPRPLAPVYQPEIAARAIAEVARRPRRSTWVGASTVATILANRIAPALMDRYLARTAVAGQQEPAHDPPSPGTNTWQPPAGDLGAHGEFDDEAHAHSPQAWLIRHRGVALGALALAGAGVAAIRVPAPRRPLASPGAGRRRSRRGS, encoded by the coding sequence ATGGACGGCGAGCACCCGGTCGTGGTCGTCACGGGGGGCACGGCCGGGATCGGACGGGCGGTGGTGCGGGAGTTCGCCGTCCGCGGCTACGACGTCGCCGTGCTCGCACGAGGAGCCGACGGGCTCGAAGCGGCCGTCGCCGATGTCGAGGAGGCGGGCAGGCGGGGGCTCCCGGTGCCCACCGACGTCGCCGACGCCGACGCCGTGGACGCCGCGGCGCGCAGGGTCGAATCCGAGCTCGGACCCATCTCGGTGTGGGTCAACAACGCGTTCACGGGATCGATCACGTTCTTCGAGGACCTGTCGCCCGACGAGTACCGCCGGATCACCGAGGTCACGTACCTGGGGTTCGTCAACGGCACGCGCGCGGCGTTGCGGCACATGGCCCCGCGCGGGCGGGGCGTGATCATCCAGGTCGGGTCGGCGCTGGCGTTCCGCGGCATCCCCCTGCAGGCCGCGTACTGCGGCGCGAAGCACGCGATCGTCGGGTTCACCGAGGCGGTGCGCACCGAGCTGCGGTGCAGGCGCTCGCCGGTGCGGCTGTGCGAGGTGCACCTGCCCGGCGTCAACACACCCCAGTTCGACGAGGTGCTCCACCGCGGCATCGCGCACCAGCCGCGGCCTTTGGCTCCGGTCTACCAGCCGGAGATCGCCGCACGCGCCATCGCGGAGGTGGCCCGGCGCCCGCGGCGCTCGACCTGGGTCGGCGCGTCGACCGTTGCCACCATCCTCGCGAACCGGATCGCGCCCGCGCTGATGGACCGCTACCTGGCGCGCACCGCCGTCGCGGGCCAGCAGGAACCGGCGCACGACCCGCCGTCACCCGGCACGAACACCTGGCAGCCTCCCGCCGGTGACCTCGGCGCCCACGGCGAGTTCGACGACGAGGCACACGCGCACAGCCCGCAGGCATGGCTGATCCGGCACCGTGGTGTCGCGCTGGGCGCTCTCGCACTTGCCGGGGCCGGCGTGGCTGCGATCAGAGTTCCTGCGCCTCGCCGACCGCTCGCCAGTCCGGGCGCAGGGCGCAGACGGTCCCGTCGCGGATCGTGA
- a CDS encoding DUF1360 domain-containing protein: protein MSQPRTTPSGNDLADVTRDEADAYRHGEDRPLEGYVLVMAVFAAFVAGAAGLAAATGRRLPNGIGPWDLLLITAGTHKLSRTLSKDAVTSPLRVPFARYSSTGGPAEVMEDVRTASGVRHAIGELITCPFCLDMWIATGFAFGYVFAPRVTRLVAATFTALAGADFLQLLYAKGQQAAE from the coding sequence ATGAGCCAGCCACGCACGACTCCGTCCGGCAACGACCTCGCCGACGTCACCCGGGACGAGGCGGACGCGTACCGCCACGGCGAGGACCGCCCGCTCGAGGGCTACGTGCTCGTCATGGCGGTCTTCGCAGCGTTCGTCGCGGGTGCGGCAGGCCTTGCGGCGGCAACGGGGCGGCGGCTACCGAACGGGATCGGGCCCTGGGACCTCCTGCTGATCACCGCCGGCACGCACAAACTCTCGCGGACCCTCAGCAAGGACGCGGTCACGAGCCCGCTCCGCGTCCCCTTCGCGCGCTACTCGAGCACCGGCGGACCGGCCGAGGTCATGGAGGACGTCCGCACGGCGAGCGGAGTGCGGCACGCGATCGGCGAGCTGATCACCTGCCCGTTCTGCCTCGACATGTGGATCGCGACGGGCTTCGCGTTCGGGTACGTGTTCGCGCCGCGGGTGACCCGCCTCGTCGCCGCGACGTTCACCGCGCTCGCCGGCGCCGACTTCCTCCAGCTGCTTTACGCGAAGGGCCAGCAGGCGGCTGAATGA
- a CDS encoding protein-L-isoaspartate(D-aspartate) O-methyltransferase, with protein MASRADRERAAMVDRLRGRGISDDRVLDAMRLVPRERFVPRGVAGAAYQDNPLPIGLDQTISAPLIVAFSAAAVQAGPDAHVLEIGTGSGYGAAVLSRCHRSVVTIERHAELADRARTVLESLGYDNVEVRTGDGALGVPDRAPFDGIVVTAMAEDGPPPALLEQLAPDAALVCPVGRHGSGTLSRFRNGREENLGAVAFVPLVTGGAR; from the coding sequence ATGGCCAGCCGCGCCGACCGGGAACGGGCCGCGATGGTGGATCGCCTGCGCGGCCGCGGGATCAGCGACGACCGCGTCCTGGACGCGATGCGGCTGGTGCCGCGGGAGCGGTTCGTCCCCCGAGGGGTGGCGGGAGCGGCCTACCAGGACAACCCGCTGCCCATCGGCCTCGACCAGACGATCTCCGCGCCGCTGATCGTCGCGTTCAGCGCGGCCGCGGTGCAGGCAGGGCCCGACGCGCACGTCCTCGAGATCGGCACGGGATCCGGGTACGGCGCCGCGGTGCTCTCCCGGTGCCACCGTTCGGTGGTGACGATCGAGCGCCATGCCGAGCTCGCCGACAGGGCCCGCACCGTGCTCGAGTCGCTCGGCTACGACAACGTCGAGGTCCGCACCGGCGACGGCGCGCTCGGCGTGCCCGACCGTGCGCCGTTCGACGGCATCGTCGTCACGGCGATGGCCGAGGACGGGCCGCCGCCCGCGCTGCTGGAGCAGCTCGCACCGGACGCCGCGCTGGTCTGCCCGGTCGGCCGCCACGGGTCCGGGACGCTCTCCCGCTTCCGCAACGGCCGGGAGGAGAACCTCGGGGCCGTCGCGTTCGTGCCGCTGGTGACGGGCGGTGCGAGGTGA
- a CDS encoding nucleotidyltransferase family protein encodes MTVAERADQELRDALKRVATTLKAAGVSFALAGGYASWARGGPEPVHDADFVLVEEDVPRALQALADAGLRVEHPPEDWLEKVYDGDALVDLIFRPADLPVTREQLELADELRVDSVLMPVQPATDILASKVLALSEHFCDMGRIFPHARALREQIDWPALRRQVAHWPFARAFLDLCDDLDIPPKEEAP; translated from the coding sequence GTGACCGTCGCGGAGCGGGCGGACCAGGAGCTGCGCGACGCGCTCAAGCGGGTCGCCACGACGCTCAAGGCCGCCGGCGTCTCGTTCGCGCTCGCGGGCGGGTACGCCTCGTGGGCGAGGGGCGGCCCGGAGCCGGTCCACGACGCCGACTTCGTACTCGTGGAGGAGGACGTGCCGCGTGCACTGCAGGCGCTCGCCGACGCCGGCCTGCGCGTCGAACACCCGCCGGAGGACTGGCTGGAGAAGGTCTACGACGGCGACGCGCTCGTCGACCTGATCTTCCGGCCGGCCGACCTGCCCGTCACCCGGGAGCAGCTGGAGCTCGCGGACGAGCTGCGCGTCGACTCGGTGCTCATGCCGGTGCAGCCGGCCACCGACATCCTCGCCTCGAAGGTGCTCGCGCTCTCCGAGCACTTCTGCGACATGGGCCGGATCTTCCCGCACGCCAGGGCGTTGCGGGAGCAGATCGACTGGCCGGCCCTGCGGCGGCAGGTGGCGCACTGGCCGTTCGCACGGGCGTTCCTCGACCTGTGCGACGACCTCGACATCCCGCCCAAGGAGGAGGCACCGTGA
- a CDS encoding metallophosphoesterase, translated as MTVRVAAVGDVHLGEGMHGCYTDDVAALEGTADVLLLAGDLTRHGTVAEAKVVAGEFAGSPVPVVAVLGNHDLHSDEVEGVTAALEEAGITVLECSSTVLSLDGVRLGIAGTVGFGGGFPSGMAADFGEPEMKAFAARGRALAAGLGEALRTLDCDVTVALTHYAPIPETLEGEPREIYPFLGSHLLADVIDSCGVALALHGHAHAGSPDGRTPGGVPVHNVARPLLHRPYRVFPVEPPE; from the coding sequence GTGACAGTTCGCGTGGCCGCGGTCGGGGACGTCCACCTCGGCGAGGGCATGCACGGCTGCTACACCGACGACGTCGCCGCGCTGGAGGGCACGGCCGACGTGCTGCTGCTCGCCGGGGATCTCACCCGCCACGGCACGGTCGCCGAGGCGAAGGTCGTCGCGGGCGAGTTCGCCGGGTCCCCGGTGCCCGTCGTCGCCGTGCTCGGCAACCACGACCTGCACTCCGACGAGGTCGAGGGGGTCACGGCCGCGCTCGAGGAGGCCGGGATCACCGTGCTGGAATGCAGTTCCACGGTGCTGTCCCTCGACGGCGTGCGGCTGGGAATCGCGGGCACCGTCGGGTTCGGCGGTGGGTTCCCGAGCGGGATGGCGGCCGACTTCGGGGAGCCGGAGATGAAGGCGTTCGCCGCCCGCGGCCGCGCGCTCGCCGCCGGCCTCGGCGAGGCGCTGCGCACCCTCGACTGCGACGTGACCGTCGCGCTCACGCACTACGCGCCGATACCCGAGACGCTCGAGGGCGAGCCGCGGGAGATCTACCCGTTCCTCGGCAGCCACCTCCTCGCCGACGTCATCGACAGCTGCGGGGTGGCGCTCGCCCTGCACGGCCACGCCCACGCCGGGTCGCCCGACGGCCGGACCCCCGGCGGCGTGCCCGTGCACAACGTCGCCCGCCCACTGCTGCACCGCCCGTACCGCGTGTTCCCGGTCGAGCCGCCCGAGTAG
- a CDS encoding erythromycin esterase family protein yields MDDPADVRAVARPLRTDSGGQYSALDALVERVADARLVLIGEASHGTHEYYAWRDRLTRRLVTEKGFGFVAVEGDWPDCRRLHRSVTGGPEDVDEALSGYDRWPTWMWANGAVRAAATWLREHNDGLAPERRVGFHGLDVYSLQRSMREVVRWLREHEPDHAAAALDAYACFEPYGPDPFAYARATRWVPESCEDAVVEVLRGMCERHSSDDRSGDDDRGERFVAEQNAAVVAGAERYYRAAVRGGPASWNIRDVHMADTLDRILDHNGAGSKGVVWAHNTHIGDARATDMAAAGMTNLGQLARERHADDGVVLVGFAGHRGDVVAASSWGAPAKRLPVPPGRDGSAEDLLHRALGDEPSLLVFPETYDQPRWLRTSLDHRAIGVVYHPEQERWGNYVPSTLGDRYDALLWFGETTALEPLRAEPADDLEPETAPTGQ; encoded by the coding sequence ATGGACGACCCAGCCGACGTCCGTGCCGTCGCCCGGCCGCTGCGGACCGACTCAGGAGGCCAGTACTCAGCCCTCGACGCGCTCGTCGAGCGGGTGGCCGACGCCCGGCTCGTGCTGATCGGGGAGGCGTCGCACGGCACGCACGAGTACTACGCATGGCGCGACCGGCTCACCCGCAGACTCGTCACGGAGAAGGGCTTCGGTTTCGTCGCGGTCGAGGGCGACTGGCCCGACTGCCGTCGCCTGCACCGGTCCGTGACCGGAGGGCCGGAGGACGTCGACGAGGCCCTTTCCGGCTACGACCGGTGGCCGACGTGGATGTGGGCGAACGGTGCCGTGCGCGCCGCCGCGACCTGGCTGCGCGAGCACAACGACGGCCTGGCGCCGGAGCGGCGGGTCGGCTTCCACGGGCTCGACGTCTACAGCCTGCAGCGGTCGATGCGCGAGGTCGTCCGGTGGCTGCGCGAGCACGAACCCGACCACGCGGCCGCCGCCCTCGATGCCTACGCCTGCTTCGAGCCCTACGGGCCGGACCCGTTCGCGTACGCCCGCGCGACCCGCTGGGTGCCGGAGAGCTGCGAGGACGCGGTGGTCGAGGTGTTGCGGGGCATGTGCGAGCGGCACAGCTCCGATGACAGATCCGGCGACGACGACCGGGGCGAGCGTTTCGTCGCCGAGCAGAACGCCGCCGTCGTCGCGGGCGCAGAGCGCTACTACCGGGCCGCGGTACGGGGCGGGCCCGCATCCTGGAACATCCGCGACGTGCACATGGCCGACACCCTGGACCGGATCCTCGACCACAACGGAGCCGGTTCCAAGGGAGTGGTCTGGGCGCACAACACGCACATCGGCGACGCGAGGGCCACCGACATGGCGGCCGCGGGCATGACCAACCTCGGGCAGCTCGCCCGCGAGCGCCACGCCGACGACGGCGTGGTGCTGGTCGGCTTCGCCGGACACCGCGGGGACGTCGTCGCGGCATCGTCGTGGGGCGCGCCCGCAAAGCGCCTCCCGGTGCCGCCCGGGCGAGACGGCAGCGCCGAGGACCTCCTGCACCGCGCGCTCGGGGACGAGCCGTCCCTGCTGGTCTTCCCGGAGACCTACGACCAGCCGCGGTGGCTGCGCACCTCACTGGACCACCGGGCGATAGGGGTCGTCTACCACCCCGAGCAGGAGCGCTGGGGCAACTACGTCCCGTCGACACTGGGCGACCGGTACGACGCGCTGCTGTGGTTCGGCGAGACCACCGCGCTCGAACCGCTGCGCGCCGAACCGGCCGACGACCTTGAGCCGGAGACGGCGCCGACGGGACAGTAG